The following proteins are co-located in the Micromonospora coriariae genome:
- the paaC gene encoding 1,2-phenylacetyl-CoA epoxidase subunit PaaC has product MNGPVDFTLALGDDALIAAQRLAEWTTRAPEMEEDIALANIALDQLGAARLLLSYAGELEGAGRDEDALAYLRDDRQFRNALLVELPNGDFAVTMAKLFFLAAYQLPLYTALAGCRDERLAAIGAKARKESAYHLDHGALWVKRLGDGTEESHRRMQAAVDQVWPYTHELFAADPAAPVDPATLRSAFDDTVNPVLVEATLTRPEGGWAPAGGRTGVHTEHLSYLLAEMQVLHRAHPGANW; this is encoded by the coding sequence GTGAACGGGCCTGTCGACTTCACGCTCGCCCTCGGCGACGACGCGCTGATCGCCGCGCAACGGCTGGCCGAGTGGACCACTCGCGCGCCGGAGATGGAAGAGGACATCGCGCTGGCCAACATCGCCCTCGACCAGCTCGGCGCAGCCCGCCTGCTGCTGTCGTACGCGGGCGAGCTGGAGGGCGCCGGCCGGGACGAGGACGCGCTGGCCTACCTGCGCGACGACCGCCAGTTCCGCAACGCGCTCCTGGTCGAGCTGCCGAACGGCGACTTCGCGGTGACCATGGCGAAGCTGTTCTTCCTGGCGGCGTACCAACTGCCGCTGTACACCGCGCTGGCCGGGTGCCGGGACGAGCGGCTGGCCGCGATCGGCGCCAAGGCACGCAAGGAGTCGGCGTACCACCTGGACCATGGCGCCTTGTGGGTGAAGCGGCTCGGCGACGGCACCGAGGAGTCGCACCGCCGGATGCAGGCGGCCGTCGACCAGGTCTGGCCGTACACCCACGAGCTGTTCGCCGCCGACCCGGCGGCGCCGGTCGACCCGGCCACCCTGCGGTCGGCGTTCGACGACACCGTCAACCCGGTGCTGGTCGAGGCGACGCTCACCCGGCCCGAGGGCGGCTGGGCGCCCGCCGGCGGGCGGACCGGCGTGCACACCGAGCACCTGTCGTACCTGCTCGCCGAGATGCAGGTGCTGCACCGCGCGCATCCCGGAGCGAACTGGTGA
- a CDS encoding DUF222 domain-containing protein, giving the protein MLGALAQAGGAVDDCAEAAPWALSDAELLASLDATHTVAQRLASIQLGLVRELDARGLAVAQGASSTAVWLRERLRLSGRSARDLVQLADTVNAAPPAVRDAMRTGTITVEQGRVMAETIPALPVEAGPEVADKATQLLIAWADRFDSATLSRLAARVLTHVAPDLADQAELAALERAAERAEARRHVTLSEQHDGQVRVSGSLDTETASLLREAIDPLCAPAGAHDDRSPGQRRADALGEICRLALLTRRSTTPPPCAARPNPPSPQRRSAAPSPPRLVARPPPRRVAAALNHAAAAPRRLYRVVASVIRWKGRARERRVAGRLTAEVSCTGTDVHAPGGRPSAPGHASAQQM; this is encoded by the coding sequence ATGTTGGGGGCGTTGGCGCAGGCGGGCGGGGCCGTCGACGACTGCGCCGAGGCAGCCCCGTGGGCGCTCTCCGACGCCGAGTTGCTCGCGTCGCTCGACGCGACGCACACCGTGGCGCAGCGGCTGGCCAGCATCCAGCTCGGGCTCGTGCGTGAGCTCGACGCCCGCGGCCTCGCGGTCGCTCAGGGCGCCTCGTCCACCGCCGTCTGGTTGCGCGAGCGGCTTCGGCTCTCCGGTCGATCCGCCCGCGACCTGGTCCAGCTCGCCGACACCGTCAACGCCGCGCCGCCCGCGGTGCGCGACGCCATGCGCACCGGCACCATCACCGTCGAGCAGGGCCGGGTGATGGCGGAGACGATCCCGGCCCTTCCGGTCGAGGCGGGGCCGGAGGTCGCCGACAAGGCCACCCAGCTGCTCATCGCGTGGGCCGACCGGTTCGATTCGGCCACGCTGAGCCGCCTCGCGGCCCGTGTCCTCACCCACGTCGCACCGGACCTGGCCGACCAGGCCGAGCTGGCAGCGCTCGAAAGGGCCGCCGAGCGGGCCGAGGCCCGCCGGCACGTCACCCTCTCCGAGCAACACGACGGGCAGGTACGCGTCAGCGGCAGCCTCGACACCGAGACAGCGAGCCTGCTCCGCGAGGCCATCGATCCGCTGTGCGCCCCAGCAGGCGCGCACGACGACCGCAGCCCCGGTCAGCGCCGGGCGGACGCGCTCGGCGAGATCTGCCGGCTGGCGCTGCTGACGCGGAGGAGCACAACGCCTCCGCCGTGCGCGGCGAGACCGAACCCACCGTCACCGCAGCGCCGCAGCGCCGCACCCTCACCGCCGCGCCTTGTCGCCCGCCCTCCGCCACGCCGCGTCGCCGCCGCCCTCAACCACGCCGCCGCGGCGCCACGCCGTCTCTATCGGGTGGTCGCGTCGGTAATTCGGTGGAAGGGTCGGGCGCGGGAGCGTAGGGTTGCAGGCCGCTTGACGGCCGAGGTGAGCTGCACCGGAACGGACGTCCACGCGCCGGGTGGCCGGCCATCCGCCCCCGGACACGCGAGCGCGCAGCAGATGTGA
- the paaB gene encoding 1,2-phenylacetyl-CoA epoxidase subunit PaaB, protein MNTENTPLWEVFVRARRGLSHTHVGSLHAPDAELALRNARDLYTRRQEGVSIWVVPASAITASSPDEKDAFFDPAADKVYRHPTFYEVPDGVAHL, encoded by the coding sequence GTGAATACCGAGAACACCCCGTTGTGGGAGGTCTTCGTGCGGGCCCGGCGCGGGCTGTCGCACACCCACGTCGGCAGCCTGCACGCCCCCGACGCCGAGCTGGCCCTGCGCAACGCCCGGGACCTCTACACCCGGCGGCAGGAGGGCGTGTCGATCTGGGTGGTGCCGGCCAGTGCCATCACCGCGTCCAGCCCGGACGAGAAGGACGCGTTCTTCGACCCGGCCGCCGACAAGGTCTACCGCCACCCCACCTTCTACGAGGTGCCGGACGGGGTGGCCCACCTGTGA
- a CDS encoding MFS transporter: protein MSFTVVESRWPDVWLAATARGTTICGDFLAATALALALQGAGAGGLAVSGLLLAATLPLVVLAPLAGRLADRVDSRTLLVTVGLAQAAICALLALVDHPVLVVGLVALLACGLAVTQPCLAALLPAMVRPSDLPQASAISQTAVSLGALGGPVLAGLLVGQFGTRVPLLLDAATYLALVVAGLLLRTRRGGRRTNAVVTPADPRGRAPAWRLRRDPLMLVMVVSTAVVIAAIGGINVIEVFFIRETLNGSPTTYGLVSAAWMAGMLPGGWLAARLAHRLDDDGALVRGVLLTLAGCSLMVLLAAMVPGAGLLVPLWLVAGAANGGENVFANLLTARRVPEAMRARAYASYGAAVQGGSMTGFLVGGALLTVVPPRPLIAAAGGGGLLVVLVFVPVVARAVRRPSPTDPGGPQHQRWTGPDAGLATLGGPAEPRPGAGDTVGSWLSASHVPGSGTSSS, encoded by the coding sequence ATGTCCTTCACAGTTGTCGAATCGCGCTGGCCGGACGTCTGGCTCGCCGCCACCGCGCGGGGCACCACGATCTGCGGTGACTTCCTCGCCGCCACCGCGCTCGCGCTGGCGCTCCAGGGCGCCGGCGCCGGCGGGCTCGCCGTGTCCGGGCTGCTGCTCGCCGCCACCCTGCCCCTGGTGGTGCTCGCCCCACTCGCCGGCCGGCTCGCCGACCGGGTGGACAGCCGCACCCTGCTGGTGACCGTCGGGCTGGCCCAGGCCGCGATCTGTGCACTGCTCGCCCTCGTCGACCACCCGGTCCTGGTGGTGGGGCTCGTCGCACTGCTCGCCTGCGGGCTGGCGGTGACCCAGCCCTGCCTGGCGGCGCTGTTGCCGGCGATGGTCCGCCCGAGCGACCTGCCGCAGGCGAGCGCGATCAGTCAGACCGCCGTCTCCCTCGGCGCGCTCGGCGGTCCGGTGCTGGCCGGGCTGCTGGTGGGCCAGTTCGGCACCCGCGTACCGCTGCTGCTCGACGCCGCGACCTACCTGGCACTGGTGGTCGCCGGCCTGCTGCTGCGGACGCGGCGCGGTGGCCGGCGGACCAACGCGGTGGTCACCCCGGCCGACCCACGCGGTAGGGCCCCCGCCTGGCGGTTGCGCCGCGACCCGCTGATGCTCGTCATGGTGGTGAGCACCGCTGTGGTGATCGCGGCGATCGGCGGCATCAACGTGATCGAGGTCTTCTTCATCCGGGAGACCCTGAACGGCTCGCCGACGACCTACGGGCTGGTCAGTGCCGCCTGGATGGCCGGCATGCTGCCCGGTGGCTGGCTGGCAGCCCGGCTCGCGCACCGGCTGGACGACGACGGCGCCCTGGTCCGTGGGGTGCTGCTCACGCTGGCCGGGTGCAGCCTGATGGTGCTGCTCGCCGCGATGGTGCCGGGTGCGGGCCTGCTGGTGCCGCTCTGGCTGGTGGCGGGCGCGGCCAACGGGGGCGAGAACGTCTTCGCCAATCTGCTCACCGCTCGCCGGGTGCCGGAGGCGATGCGGGCCCGGGCGTACGCCAGTTATGGCGCCGCGGTGCAGGGCGGCTCGATGACCGGGTTCCTGGTTGGCGGCGCGCTGCTCACGGTCGTCCCGCCTCGGCCTCTGATCGCGGCGGCCGGCGGGGGCGGGTTGCTGGTGGTGCTGGTCTTCGTGCCGGTCGTCGCGAGGGCGGTACGCCGGCCGTCGCCGACCGACCCGGGCGGACCGCAGCACCAGCGGTGGACCGGGCCGGATGCGGGCTTGGCCACTCTGGGCGGGCCCGCCGAGCCGAGGCCGGGAGCCGGCGATACGGTCGGGTCATGGCTGAGCGCATCGCACGTCCCCGGGTCGGGCACATCCAGTTCCTGA
- the paaA gene encoding 1,2-phenylacetyl-CoA epoxidase subunit PaaA, whose protein sequence is MYGNDFSAPDDATGGGLLGEVEAAEAELRAAAARQRRDGPAPDEDLAAYFTAVVDAEQKIEPRDWMPDAYRKTLIRQIAQHAHSEIIGMQPEGNWISRAPSLKRKAILLAKVQDEAGHGLYLYAAAETLGISRDELVRLLLDGRQKYSSIFNYPTLTWADMGAIGWLVDGAAIVNQVPLCRCSYGPYARAMIRVCKEESFHQRQGYEILHTLAHGTPAQQAMAQDAVDRWWYPSLAMFGPPDGNSTHSAQSMAWKIKRFSNDDLRQRFVDMCVQQAEVLGLRIPDADLRWNEERQAYDYTQPDYDELMRVISGDGPCNRERMARRRAAHAEGTWVREAAAAYAAKRAGQREKVAA, encoded by the coding sequence ATGTATGGCAATGACTTCTCCGCCCCGGACGACGCAACCGGCGGCGGCCTGCTCGGCGAGGTCGAGGCAGCCGAGGCGGAGCTACGCGCGGCCGCCGCGCGGCAGCGGCGCGACGGGCCCGCGCCGGACGAGGACCTGGCGGCGTACTTCACCGCGGTGGTCGACGCGGAGCAGAAGATCGAGCCGCGGGACTGGATGCCGGACGCGTACCGCAAGACGTTGATCCGGCAGATCGCCCAGCACGCCCACTCCGAGATCATCGGCATGCAGCCGGAGGGGAACTGGATCAGCCGGGCGCCCTCGCTCAAGCGCAAGGCCATCCTGCTGGCCAAGGTGCAGGACGAGGCGGGCCACGGCCTCTACCTGTACGCCGCCGCCGAGACCCTCGGCATCAGCCGGGACGAGCTGGTCCGGCTGCTGCTCGACGGGCGGCAGAAGTACAGCTCGATCTTCAACTACCCCACGCTGACCTGGGCTGACATGGGCGCGATCGGGTGGCTCGTGGACGGCGCGGCAATCGTCAACCAGGTGCCCCTGTGCCGCTGCTCCTACGGCCCGTACGCGCGGGCGATGATCCGGGTCTGCAAGGAGGAGTCGTTCCACCAGCGCCAGGGCTACGAGATCCTGCACACCCTGGCCCACGGCACCCCGGCGCAGCAGGCGATGGCCCAGGACGCGGTGGACCGCTGGTGGTACCCGTCGCTGGCCATGTTCGGTCCGCCGGACGGCAACTCCACGCACTCCGCGCAGTCGATGGCCTGGAAGATCAAGCGCTTCTCCAACGACGATCTGCGCCAGCGCTTCGTGGACATGTGCGTCCAGCAGGCGGAGGTTCTCGGGCTGCGCATCCCCGATGCGGACCTGCGCTGGAACGAGGAGCGGCAGGCGTACGACTACACGCAGCCGGACTATGACGAGTTGATGCGGGTGATCTCCGGCGACGGGCCGTGCAACCGGGAGCGGATGGCGCGCCGGCGGGCCGCGCACGCCGAGGGCACCTGGGTGCGCGAGGCCGCCGCGGCGTACGCCGCCAAGCGGGCTGGACAGAGGGAGAAGGTGGCGGCGTGA
- a CDS encoding menaquinone biosynthetic enzyme MqnA/MqnD family protein translates to MAERIARPRVGHIQFLNCLPIYWGLMRSGALLDVDLHKDSPDRLNTALVAGDLDIGPISLLEYLRHADELLLLPDLAVGSDGPVLSVNVVSTRPLTELDGARVALGSTSRTGVLLAQLLLAERYNVRPDYFRCPPDLTQMLLEADAGVLIGDVALRALYEAPQRGLTVTDLGQAWREWTGLPMVFAVWAVRRDFAAAHPGLVKEVHEAFLRSRDLCLDELDQVAEAAARWEPFDAATLATYFRTLDFSLGDRQIAGLREWARRAAAIGEAPALPDGGPEFFAG, encoded by the coding sequence ATGGCTGAGCGCATCGCACGTCCCCGGGTCGGGCACATCCAGTTCCTGAACTGCCTGCCGATCTACTGGGGTCTGATGCGCTCCGGTGCCCTGCTCGACGTCGACCTGCACAAGGATTCACCAGACCGGTTGAACACCGCGCTCGTGGCCGGTGACCTGGACATCGGCCCGATCTCGCTGTTGGAGTATCTGCGGCACGCGGACGAGTTGCTGCTCCTGCCGGACCTCGCGGTGGGCAGCGACGGGCCGGTGCTCTCGGTCAACGTGGTCTCCACCCGTCCCCTCACCGAGCTGGACGGCGCACGGGTGGCGCTCGGCTCGACCTCGCGGACCGGAGTGCTGCTGGCTCAGCTGCTGCTCGCCGAGCGGTACAACGTTCGGCCCGACTACTTCCGGTGCCCGCCGGACCTGACCCAGATGCTGCTGGAGGCCGACGCCGGGGTGCTGATCGGTGACGTGGCGCTGCGGGCGCTCTACGAGGCGCCGCAGCGTGGCCTCACAGTCACCGACCTGGGGCAGGCGTGGCGGGAGTGGACCGGGCTGCCGATGGTCTTCGCCGTGTGGGCTGTTCGCCGCGACTTCGCCGCCGCCCACCCGGGTCTGGTCAAGGAGGTGCACGAGGCGTTCCTGCGCTCGCGTGACCTCTGCCTGGACGAGCTCGACCAGGTCGCCGAGGCGGCGGCACGGTGGGAGCCGTTTGACGCCGCGACGCTGGCCACGTACTTCCGGACCCTGGACTTCTCGCTCGGCGACCGGCAGATCGCCGGGCTGCGCGAGTGGGCCCGCCGGGCCGCCGCGATCGGCGAGGCGCCCGCGCTGCCGGACGGTGGCCCGGAGTTCTTCGCCGGCTGA
- the paaD gene encoding 1,2-phenylacetyl-CoA epoxidase subunit PaaD, protein MVSARAAAASVVDPEIRVITIDELGILRAVEEDPATGRVTVTITPTYTGCPAMDVIRADIRRALAVAGHPDAEVRTVYSPSWSTDWISDSGRTKLAAAGIAPPAPVPAAGVVPLTLAVRCPHCGSPETEQVSRFGSTACKALWRCRSCSEPFDHLKAL, encoded by the coding sequence CTGGTGAGCGCGCGGGCCGCCGCGGCCAGCGTCGTGGACCCGGAGATCCGGGTCATCACCATCGACGAGCTGGGCATCCTGCGGGCGGTCGAGGAGGATCCGGCCACTGGCCGGGTCACCGTCACCATCACCCCGACGTACACCGGCTGCCCGGCGATGGACGTGATCCGGGCCGACATCCGGCGTGCGCTGGCGGTCGCCGGTCACCCGGACGCCGAGGTCCGCACGGTCTACAGCCCATCGTGGAGCACCGACTGGATCTCCGACAGCGGGCGGACGAAACTCGCCGCCGCCGGGATCGCCCCGCCGGCCCCGGTGCCCGCGGCCGGCGTGGTGCCGCTGACCCTCGCGGTCCGCTGCCCGCACTGCGGCTCGCCGGAGACCGAGCAGGTCAGCCGGTTCGGCTCCACCGCGTGCAAGGCGCTGTGGCGCTGCCGTTCCTGCTCCGAACCCTTCGACCACCTGAAGGCGCTGTGA
- the paaE gene encoding 1,2-phenylacetyl-CoA epoxidase subunit PaaE, which translates to MTVTITRPVRRRPVFHPLPVAAVDRLTDDAVAVTFAVPEELRDTFAFRAGQHLTVRRVTEDGTDVRRSYSICSRPDDLARHGRLRIGVREVPGGAFSAFACGALRGGDTVEVLPPLGTFTTAFAPDRVRHYGAVVAGSGITPVLALVATALAVEPASTFTLVYGNRTANTVMFAEELADLKDRYPTRLHLVHVLSREQGESPLLSGRIDAERLGRLLGTIVPGDAIEEWFLCGPYGMVVDVRAVLSARGLPESAVHTELFHVDEPPEPVRRPTDQAGAGSEVTIVLDGRSSSFTMGREERVLDAALKVRGELPYACKGGVCSTCKAKVVDGAVTMARNYALEPDELAAGYVLTCQSSPTTDKLTVDYDA; encoded by the coding sequence GTGACAGTCACCATCACCCGGCCGGTCCGCCGCCGGCCGGTCTTCCACCCGCTGCCGGTCGCCGCCGTCGACCGGCTCACCGACGACGCAGTGGCGGTCACCTTCGCCGTACCGGAGGAGCTGCGGGACACCTTCGCGTTCCGCGCCGGTCAGCACCTCACCGTGCGACGGGTGACCGAGGACGGCACGGACGTGCGCCGCTCGTACTCCATCTGCTCCAGACCGGACGACCTGGCCCGGCACGGCCGGCTGCGGATCGGGGTGCGGGAGGTCCCCGGCGGCGCCTTCTCGGCGTTCGCCTGCGGCGCGCTGCGCGGTGGCGACACCGTCGAGGTGCTGCCGCCGCTGGGCACCTTCACCACGGCCTTCGCCCCGGACCGGGTGCGGCACTACGGCGCGGTCGTCGCCGGTTCCGGCATCACCCCGGTGCTCGCGCTGGTCGCGACCGCCCTGGCCGTCGAGCCGGCCAGCACCTTCACCCTGGTGTACGGCAACCGCACGGCGAACACTGTGATGTTCGCCGAGGAGTTGGCGGACCTGAAGGACCGGTATCCCACCCGCCTGCACCTGGTGCACGTGCTCTCCCGGGAGCAGGGCGAGTCGCCGCTGCTCTCCGGGCGGATCGACGCCGAGCGGCTGGGGCGGTTGCTGGGCACGATCGTGCCGGGCGACGCGATCGAGGAGTGGTTCCTCTGCGGCCCGTACGGCATGGTGGTCGACGTCCGGGCCGTGCTGTCCGCGCGGGGGCTGCCCGAGTCGGCGGTGCACACGGAGCTGTTCCACGTCGACGAGCCACCGGAGCCGGTGCGCCGTCCCACGGACCAGGCGGGCGCCGGGTCCGAGGTCACCATCGTGCTGGACGGCCGGTCGTCGAGTTTCACCATGGGCCGCGAGGAGCGGGTGCTGGACGCCGCGCTGAAGGTGCGCGGTGAGTTGCCGTACGCCTGCAAGGGTGGTGTCTGTTCGACCTGCAAGGCGAAGGTCGTCGACGGCGCGGTCACGATGGCCCGCAACTACGCCCTGGAGCCCGACGAGCTCGCCGCCGGCTACGTCCTGACCTGCCAGTCCAGCCCGACCACCGACAAGCTCACGGTCGACTACGACGCATGA
- a CDS encoding serine hydrolase encodes MAGNRRADRRGGRDASPLRLIAIAVILIGLVLVSLRLLPGSPFESAAAVRWGDADTTGDRSSGAATNRSARQAATPPSASPSPSLEPLPFQAKDLKLDIEGWYSWSVLDRRTGKIIGSKNMDETSTTASMIKSWIVADYLRRTADAGDTPSDAKLADATRIIRDSDNTRAEQFYNSVGRAASIRRLLSMCKLTDSSAAPDGGWSRTALSPRDTARLGNCIADGTAAGPKWTKWLLNEMKLVRGAGDFGIRKAFPAAQQKQIAIKNGWIDRTREQEMHINCLAIGATWTMGVMVKYPINMGYDYGMKNCEKITEALLLPGV; translated from the coding sequence ATGGCCGGTAACCGTCGGGCCGACCGGCGCGGCGGCCGCGATGCATCCCCTCTGCGGCTGATCGCGATCGCGGTCATCCTGATCGGACTGGTCCTGGTGTCGCTGCGGCTGCTGCCCGGGTCACCGTTCGAGTCGGCTGCCGCCGTCCGGTGGGGCGACGCCGACACGACCGGCGACCGGTCCAGCGGCGCGGCCACCAACCGCAGCGCCCGTCAGGCTGCCACGCCGCCGAGCGCCAGCCCGAGCCCCTCGCTGGAGCCGCTGCCGTTCCAGGCCAAGGACCTCAAGCTCGACATCGAGGGCTGGTACTCCTGGAGCGTGCTCGACCGCCGCACCGGGAAGATCATCGGCTCCAAGAACATGGACGAGACCAGCACCACCGCGTCCATGATCAAATCCTGGATCGTCGCCGACTACCTGCGCCGCACGGCCGACGCCGGCGACACCCCGAGCGACGCGAAGCTCGCCGACGCGACACGGATCATCCGGGACAGCGACAACACCCGAGCCGAGCAGTTCTACAACTCGGTCGGCCGCGCCGCCTCCATCCGGCGGCTGCTCTCCATGTGCAAGCTGACCGACAGCAGCGCCGCACCCGACGGCGGCTGGAGCCGCACGGCGCTCTCCCCCCGGGACACCGCCCGCCTGGGCAACTGCATCGCCGACGGCACCGCCGCCGGGCCGAAGTGGACCAAGTGGCTGCTCAACGAGATGAAGCTGGTGCGCGGCGCCGGTGACTTCGGCATCCGCAAGGCGTTCCCGGCCGCCCAGCAGAAGCAGATCGCCATCAAGAACGGGTGGATCGACCGGACCAGGGAGCAGGAGATGCACATCAACTGCCTGGCCATCGGCGCCACCTGGACGATGGGCGTGATGGTCAAGTACCCGATCAACATGGGCTACGACTACGGCATGAAGAACTGCGAGAAGATCACCGAGGCGCTGCTCCTCCCCGGCGTCTGA
- a CDS encoding winged helix-turn-helix domain-containing protein, protein MTEARPEPRRMTISDPQVMRALAHPARIAIMEYLSSREGGGTATECAEIAGLSPSATSYHLRALAKFGLVEQAPSRGDARERVWRTFSSNLMVDAGRDAGPDARAAEQALVEAHAVRDMERTRDWMRRAGDEPAEWYDVARFSDTLLLLTAEEMAGVNEAVSAVLEPYRQRNRRTDPPSGARAVSVQYHVVPLP, encoded by the coding sequence ATGACCGAGGCCCGCCCCGAGCCGCGCCGGATGACGATCAGTGACCCGCAGGTGATGCGGGCGCTGGCCCATCCGGCCCGGATCGCGATCATGGAGTATCTGAGCAGCCGGGAGGGTGGCGGGACCGCCACCGAGTGCGCCGAGATCGCCGGGCTGTCACCGAGCGCCACCAGCTACCACCTGCGGGCGCTGGCGAAGTTCGGCCTGGTGGAGCAGGCGCCGAGTCGGGGGGACGCGCGCGAGCGGGTGTGGCGCACGTTCAGCTCCAACTTGATGGTTGACGCGGGTCGCGATGCCGGTCCGGACGCACGTGCGGCCGAGCAGGCGCTGGTGGAGGCGCATGCGGTTCGGGACATGGAACGGACCCGGGACTGGATGCGGCGCGCCGGGGACGAGCCGGCCGAGTGGTACGACGTGGCGCGCTTCAGCGACACCCTGCTGCTGCTCACCGCGGAGGAGATGGCTGGGGTGAACGAGGCGGTCTCGGCGGTGCTGGAGCCGTACCGCCAGCGGAACCGTCGGACCGATCCGCCGTCGGGTGCGCGAGCTGTCTCGGTGCAGTACCACGTGGTGCCGCTGCCATAG
- a CDS encoding serine hydrolase: MRSRVIMVFAVVAVLLGGVLLVPAAYARLAGDDSGGGGGGAGSVAAPAPTPPPPPTLAAGPVSVTFKGEFFSWALMDRRTGKISGSSNMASTSSTESMIKAWIVSDYLRQLKDKEPTAALKEAARLAIIDSNDTAANKVHAAAGGSYKPSKSSKPDAVIQRAITICGLTDTKRGNVEPYTGYWSFTRMSPRDAVRLGDCIADGKAAGPKWTKWVLDQMSKVQGTTAKKDQKRESGGGRWGIINGLPKSITAQGPVSIKNGWTPINYDGNWHVNCLAVNGKWSLAVMLRYPIKSGLDYGAQVCASVATQLVTPQPGAALKVPQQPVGKL; the protein is encoded by the coding sequence ATGCGATCCCGCGTGATCATGGTGTTCGCCGTCGTGGCGGTCCTGCTCGGTGGCGTCCTACTGGTCCCCGCCGCCTACGCCCGGCTCGCCGGCGACGACAGCGGCGGTGGTGGAGGCGGCGCCGGTAGCGTCGCCGCGCCCGCACCGACCCCGCCGCCACCGCCCACACTCGCCGCCGGCCCGGTGTCGGTGACCTTCAAGGGCGAGTTCTTCTCGTGGGCCCTGATGGACCGGCGGACCGGCAAGATCTCCGGGTCGTCGAACATGGCCTCGACCAGCTCCACCGAGTCGATGATCAAAGCCTGGATCGTCTCCGACTACCTGCGGCAGCTCAAGGACAAGGAGCCGACCGCGGCGCTGAAGGAAGCGGCCCGGCTCGCGATCATCGACAGCAACGACACCGCGGCCAACAAGGTCCATGCCGCCGCGGGCGGCTCGTACAAGCCGTCAAAGAGCAGCAAACCCGACGCGGTGATCCAACGCGCGATCACAATCTGCGGGCTGACCGACACCAAGCGCGGCAACGTCGAGCCCTACACCGGCTACTGGAGCTTCACCCGAATGTCCCCCCGCGACGCGGTCCGGCTCGGTGACTGCATCGCCGACGGCAAGGCCGCCGGCCCGAAGTGGACCAAATGGGTGCTGGATCAGATGAGCAAGGTCCAGGGCACCACCGCCAAAAAGGACCAGAAGCGTGAGTCCGGCGGTGGCCGCTGGGGCATCATCAACGGCCTGCCAAAGTCGATCACCGCCCAGGGCCCGGTCAGCATCAAGAACGGCTGGACGCCGATCAACTACGACGGCAACTGGCACGTCAACTGCCTCGCCGTCAACGGCAAGTGGAGCCTCGCGGTGATGCTGCGCTACCCGATCAAGAGCGGGCTGGACTACGGCGCCCAGGTCTGCGCGAGCGTGGCCACCCAGCTCGTCACCCCGCAGCCCGGCGCCGCGTTGAAGGTGCCGCAGCAGCCGGTCGGGAAGCTCTGA